A region from the Coffea eugenioides isolate CCC68of chromosome 9, Ceug_1.0, whole genome shotgun sequence genome encodes:
- the LOC113783019 gene encoding berberine bridge enzyme-like 15 encodes MPSSISLMLLPLFTVLLSSASLSAAALYHSIEDEFYQCVNLHTDLSIPSSGAFHTPDNASFASVLESTAMNLRCLAPSRPKPELIFTPLTESHVQAAVICAKELNILLRVRSGGHDYEGVSYTSATKSPFMMIDLAKLRSINISMEENSAWVQVGATIGEVYYRISQKSRTRGFPAGLCTSLGIGGHITGGAYGPMMRKYGLGADNVVDARIVDATGRILDRASMGEDLFWAIRGGGGGSFGILLAWKLKLVPVPATVTVFTVPRTLEQGATKLLYRWQQVADTLDEDLFIRVLISAANSTGQKGKKTIQTAYQALFLGRADRLLKVMKKGFPELGLTQKDCLEMSWIESVLYVAGYPGTIKPEFLLQGKPLSDKTYFKAKSDFVKEPIPEYAMEGIWKMFLQEDSPFSIWNAYGGMMGKIPESATPFPHRKGRKFMIQWLTSWQSGDKKTTNKHIGWIRKLYDFVAPYVSKCPREAYVNYRDLDLGVDKFNGKTSYLKASVWGSQYFKDNFKRLVQVKTKVDPDNFFSHEQSIPTLHSFSEGDEKKMIN; translated from the coding sequence ATGCCATCTTCAATCTCACTCATGCTCCTCCCATTATTCACAGTTCTGTTATCATCAGCTTCATTATCGGCTGCTGCTTTATATCATTCGATTGAGGATGAATTCTACCAGTGTGTAAATCTTCATACTGATCTTTCCATACCTTCTTCTGGTGCATTTCATACCCCAGATAATGCTTCCTTTGCCTCTGTTCTGGAATCTACTGCGATGAACCTGAGGTGTTTGGCGCCATCTAGGCCTAAGCCTGAGCTTATTTTCACACCATTGACAGAATCCCATGTTCAAGCAGCAGTTATTTGCGCGAAAGAGCTCAACATTCTGCTCAGAGTCCGCAGTGGAGGCCATGATTATGAAGGCGTTTCTTATACTTCTGCGACAAAGTCCCCGTTTATGATGATTGACCTTGCCAAACTTCGATCCATCAACATTAGTATGGAGGAAAACAGCGCCTGGGTCCAAGTAGGCGCGACAATTGGCGAAGTTTATTATAGAATTTCGCAGAAAAGCAGAACCCGTGGTTTCCCAGCTGGTCTTTGTACAAGCTTGGGAATTGGCGGTCACATAACAGGAGGGGCATATGGTCCGATGATGCGAAAATACGGGCTTGGAGCAGATAATGTGGTGGATGCTCGAATAGTTGATGCAACAGGGAGGATTCTTGATCGTGCATCCATGGGAGAGGATCTTTTCTGGGCAATTCGAGGAGGCGGAGGAGGAAGCTTCGGAATCCTCCTTGCTTGGAAACTAAAGTTGGTTCCGGTACCGGCAACTGTGACAGTTTTTACTGTTCCAAGAACTTTGGAACAAGGAGCAACTAAACTTCTATACAGGTGGCAACAAGTTGCTGACACTCTTGATGAAGATCTCTTCATCAGAGTTCTCATAAGTGCTGCGAATTCAACTGGTCAGAAAGGAAAGAAGACAATACAAACTGCCTACCAGGCTTTGTTTCTTGGAAGGGCAGACAGACTGCTAAAAGTCATGAAGAAAGGCTTTCCTGAGTTGGGATTAACACAAAAAGATTGTCTTGAAATGAGCTGGATTGAATCAGTTCTTTACGTTGCCGGCTACCCAGGAACTATAAAGCCAGAATTTTTGCTTCAGGGGAAGCCACTCTCTGACAAGACTTACTTCAAAGCCAAGTCAGACTTTGTGAAAGAGCCCATCCCAGAATATGCAATGGAAGGAATATGGAAAATGTTTCTGCAAGAAGATTCTCCGTTCTCAATTTGGAATGCTTATGGTGGAATGATgggaaaaattccagaatctgcaACTCCTTTTCCTCAcagaaaagggagaaaatttATGATCCAGTGGCTGACATCATGGCAAAGTGGAGACAAGAAAACTACAAATAAACACATTGGTTGGATCAGAAAATTATATGACTTCGTAGCTCCTTATGTTTCTAAGTGCCCCAGAGAAGCTTATGTGAATTACAGGGATCTTGATTTGGGAGTGGATAAGTTCAATGGTAAGACAAGTTATCTGAAAGCAAGTGTTTGGGGCAGTCAATACTTTAAAGACAACTTCAAAAGACTCGTACAGGTGAAGACAAAAGTTGATCCTGATAATTTCTTCAGTCACGAACAGAGCATTCCAACGCTTCATTCCTTCTCTGAAGGAGATGAGAAGAAGATGATAAACTGA
- the LOC113782287 gene encoding CASP-like protein 1B2 — protein sequence MADEKVGEGAENGACQTPVVSANKANDWLIFLLRLFAFFATVSATVVMAINKQTLTVVVATIGRTPIQASVTAKFQHTPAFIFFVIANGLASIHNLLMLIVELIGHKFDFKGLRYLLIPILDMLNVALVSGGTSAAVFIGELARNGNSHAKWNKICDKFSTYCKHGGGAMIASSIGLVLMIIVNVISITKLRIQKCQNYSRLP from the exons ATGGCTGATGAGAAAGTTGGGGAAGGGGCAGAGAATGGAGCTTGCCAAACACCAGTAGTTAGTGCTAATAAGGCAAATGATTGGCTAATCTTTTTGCTGAGGCTGTTTGCCTTTTTTGCAACTGTATCAGCCACAGTGGTGATGGCCATAAACAAGCAAACCTTAACAGTTGTTGTTGCCACTATTGGAAGAACTCCAATTCAGGCCAGTGTCACAGCCAAGTTTCAGCACACCCCAGCATTTAT ATTCTTTGTGATAGCTAATGGTTTGGCAAGCATTCATAACTTGCTAATGCTAATAGTGGAGCTCATAGGCCACAAGTTTGATTTCAAGGGTCTCCGGTATTTGCTGATTCCGATCCTAGACATG CTGAACGTTGCTCTGGTGTCTGGTGGTACAAGTGCAGCAGTTTTCATTGGTGAGCTTGCTCGAAATGGAAATTCTCATGCAAAATGGAACAAAATCTGTGACAAGTTCAGCACTTATTGTAAGCATGGAGGTGGAGCCATGATTGCATCTTCCATAGGGCTAGTCCTCATGATCATTGTCAATGTTATTTCTATCACCAAACTTCGGATTCAGAAGTGTCAGAACTACTCTAGACTTCcttaa
- the LOC113783448 gene encoding berberine bridge enzyme-like 15 — translation MPSSISLMFLPLLLFLLSSASWAAASDHSIEDKFYQCVNLHTDLSIPFHSAFFTPENASFTSVLQSTAMNLRCLGPSRPKPELIFTPLTESQVQAAVICAKELNIQLRVRSGGHDYEGISYTSATPFPFIMIDLAKLRFINVSIEENSAWAQVGATIGEVYYRISQKSRIHGFPAGLCTSLGIGGHITGGAYGPMMRKYGLGADNVVDARIVDATGRILDRASMGEDFFWAIRGGGGGSFGILLAWKLSLVPVPLTVTVFTVPWTLEQGATKLLYRWQQVADTLDEDLFIRVLISAVNSTDQKGKRTIQTAYQALFLGRANRLLKVMKKGFPELGLTQKDCVEMSWIESVLYIAGYPRTLKPEFLLQRKSFFNKTYFKAKSDFVKEPIPKFALEGIWKRFLQEDSPFTIWNAYGGMMGKIPESEIPFPHRKGRKFMIQWLTAWQSGDKKTTDKHIDWIRKLYDSVAPYVSKFPREAYVNYRDLDLGVDKLSGNVNYLKACFWGSNYFKDNFKRLVQVKTKVDPDNFFRHEQSIPTLHSLSEEDEKKMIN, via the coding sequence ATGCCGTCTTCAATCTCACTCATGTTCCTCCCATTATTACTTTTTCTGTTATCATCAGCTTCATGGGCTGCTGCTTCAGACCATTCAATTGAAGATAAATTCTACCAGTGTGTAAATCTCCATACTGATCTTTCCATACCTTTTCATAGTGCATTTTTCACCCCAGAAAATGCTTCATTTACTTCTGTTCTGCAATCTACTGCGATGAATCTGAGGTGCTTGGGGCCATCTAGGCCTAAACCTGAGCTTATTTTCACACCATTGACAGAATCCCAAGTTCAAGCAGCAGTTATCTGTGCAAAAGAGCTTAATATTCAGCTCAGAGTCCGCAGTGGAGGCCATGATTATGAGGGCATATCGTATACTTCTGCCACACCATTCCCTTTCATAATGATTGACCTTGCCAAACTTCGATTCATCAATGTTAGTATAGAGGAAAACAGCGCCTGGGCCCAAGTAGGAGCTACAATTGGCGAAGTTTATTACAGAATTTCGCAGAAAAGCAGAATTCATGGTTTCCCTGCTGGCCTCTGTACAAGCTTGGGGATTGGTGGGCACATAACAGGAGGGGCATATGGTCCCATGATGCGAAAATACGGGCTTGGAGCTGATAATGTGGTGGATGCTCGAATAGTTGATGCAACAGGGAGGATTCTTGATCGTGCATCAATGGGAGAGGATTTCTTTTGGGCAATTAGGGGAGGCGGCGGAGGGAGCTTTGGAATCCTCCTAGCCTGGAAGCTAAGTTTGGTTCCAGTACCGTTAACTGTCACAGTTTTCACTGTTCCATGGACATTGGAACAAGGAGCAACTAAACTTCTGTACAGGTGGCAACAAGTTGCTGACACTCTTGATGAAGACCTCTTCATCAGAGTTCTCATAAGTGCTGTGAATTCTActgatcagaaaggaaagagaACGATACAAACTGCCTATCAGGCCTTATTTCTTGGAAGGGCTAACAGACTCCTGAAAGTAATGAAGAAAGGCTTTCCTGAATTAGGATTAACACAAAAAGATTGCGTTGAAATGAGCTGGATTGAATCAGTTCTTTACATTGCTGGCTACCCGCGAACTTTAAAGCCTGAATTTTTGCTTCAGAGGAAGTCATTCTTCAACAAGACTTATTTCAAAGCTAAGTCAGATTTTGTAAAAGAGCCCATCCCAAAATTTGCGTTGGAAGGAATATGGAAAAGGTTTCTACAAGAAGATTCTCCGTTCACAATTTGGAATGCTTATGGTGGAATGATgggaaaaattccagaatctgaaATTCCTTTTCCTCacagaaaaggaagaaaattcatGATCCAGTGGCTGACGGCATGGCAAAGTGGAGACAAGAAAACTACAGATAAGCACATTGATTGGATCAGAAAATTATATGACTCCGTAGCTCCTTATGTTTCTAAATTCCCCAGAGAAGCTTATGTGAATTACAGGGATCTTGATTTGGGAGTGGATAAGCTTAGCGGAAACGTAAATTATCTGAAAGCATGTTTCTGGGGCTCTAACTACTTCAAAGACAACTTCAAAAGACTCGTGCAGGTGAAGACAAAAGTTGATCCTGATAATTTCTTCAGGCATGAGCAGAGCATTCCAACGCTTCATTCCTTGTCTGAAGAAGATGAGAAGAAGATGATAAACTGA